The genomic segment TCCAAATCAGTTTTCTCCTTTTTCAGTAAACCGACCTGACTTTCTGCCCTATTGGATGATAAAAAGTGATAGTAAATTGATAAATTCTTAAGTGTAATTAAGGGCTGGGATGACATATTGGCCCTTACTCATGACCAGCACTTATTTTACCCCGTCAGTTTGCCAGTAGTGCAGATTCATgtttagttatttaagcaaAATATTAACTTTGGAacgtttttttattcatgttagTGCACACAGTTTTTCAACAAGTTATACAACCAACTTCATCAACTTAGTATCTGGTAACAGAAGAAATATATCTGGACACAAGATAGTGTACTGTATAGCTAGCATTAACAAGTTAAGGATCTTGGAATATCTACAAATGAACATCATTACTTGATAATATAAAGCCACTTccttgaaacaaaaaacaatttgtaGTTTGTGTACGGTACCCTCACCTAATTAGCTCCTTCTTGGCATCCAatagtttgtgtgtatttgtacgGATCTTGGAGCACacctgacacacacaaaaaaaggttaTAACAACTTTATAAATTAGCGTATTCTCCGGATTATAAATcaggtttttttatatatagtttATTGGAgaatctaaattgcccttaggtacgagtgtgaacgtgaatggttgtctgtctactCGTGCCCTgcctggcctgaagtcagctgggacaggctccagcaccccccacaaccctagtgaggataaagagtttcagaaaatgaatgaatgagtttggGTGGCCAGGAGGTGCAACTACTGTTTAAAATTATTTACTTATCATCTCATGTTATTTTCTTACTGAACCGCCAGAGAGCGCTTCAGGCcagttaaaaaatgttaacGACTTTAGTTATTTATGCACTATGTATATCTCCCTACAAAGATTAGTTCCAAAACACCttagcattttttcttttgagagCGTTGAGGTCCTTGAATAAAGCAATCtgaaagaaaatacaacacTAGTCAATGAACAAAAcactgagtttttttgtgtgtattatgagataacatgctttttttttagttccatAAAAAACAGAGTACGGTACACTAACCTTTTCTAATAGTTGCTCCTTGACATTGttggaaaaataatcaatggTCTGTTTGATGGCATTAGTTTCCACAGAATCCCTAAAAACAATAGTTGTTAAAGTCATTTTGAAGTATGGACAAATAGCTCAATTGGTATTTCTTAACAGTGACTATGTTTTACAATACAGGTACCTGTACTCTTCACAGAAATCTAGAAAGCTAGCCAACACCACATCTAATTCTGTTTCTCCCTGAGGTCTTTCTCTTTTCTTCCGATCCCTTACGACCTTgtctgcttttaaaaaatatatattttcaagatCAACAGACAATTCTTAGAAGCGTTCCGAGCTTGAAATATAAACAGTTGACTGTTTACCTgtggacatttttggggggattctCTTCACACTGCTATTTTGGCTTTTCTTTGGAGCTGGTctctaaataaatcaaaagtaaaaacaacattaatgaAGGAAGGTAACTCCTTGCAAAACAAAAAGGGAAGGACATACCCAGCTTGTATCGTCAACTGTGTCATCATCTGAAATCAGCGATTTATTTGGCCTCTTTTTTGATTTAAATTCAGAGTCTGGTTTGTCCTAAGGACAGACATTTGGCAAGAGTATAGTCACTGGTACACAGTATTCTTTTTGAAGAACATTTTTGTGGTACCTCTGAACCAATTGCTCTTGTCTTGGTTGAGACACACTTTTGCATCTTTGCTTGCACTTTCTTCAAAGGGCTAAGAAAGGAGACATTCCTGTTAATACATTGCTTCAATGAAATTGTTTCACTTAATTGAAATTGAGACCAATTGCAttacaaaaatcaaataaaattcaGTCTACAAAACATAGTGAAATCTAGAGAACCTAAAATCTACAAGTGGATTTTTCCTTATAAACAGGGTTTagtgtttgtatatttttataatgtacAGTAAgtttatatattaaaacaaCTGTTAAGAA from the Stigmatopora nigra isolate UIUO_SnigA chromosome 14, RoL_Snig_1.1, whole genome shotgun sequence genome contains:
- the cenpu gene encoding uncharacterized protein cenpu isoform X2, whose protein sequence is MSTRKGRRAKMVPAAPVGNQKISLDPGNQSSSIDGASFIQGLQQENGNCMHSTAVEEDLNTSQNNQTVKRKVGNTLRKKKEVKASPLKKVQAKMQKCVSTKTRAIGSEDKPDSEFKSKKRPNKSLISDDDTVDDTSWRPAPKKSQNSSVKRIPPKMSTDKVVRDRKKRERPQGETELDVVLASFLDFCEEYRDSVETNAIKQTIDYFSNNVKEQLLEKIALFKDLNALKRKNAKVCSKIRTNTHKLLDAKKELIRAESQVGLLKKEKTDLEVRIQDLQISQTFLRDITDLNKAYLDYRSAHPEEEETYDVTSLPALLLETKHAQGIGS
- the cenpu gene encoding centromere protein U isoform X1 — protein: MSTRKGRRAKMVPAAPVGNQKISLDPGNQSSSIDGASFIQGLQQENGNCMHSTAVEEDLNTSQNNQTVKRKVGNTLRKKKEVKASPLKKVQAKMQKCVSTKTRAIGSEDKPDSEFKSKKRPNKSLISDDDTVDDTSWRPAPKKSQNSSVKRIPPKMSTADKVVRDRKKRERPQGETELDVVLASFLDFCEEYRDSVETNAIKQTIDYFSNNVKEQLLEKIALFKDLNALKRKNAKVCSKIRTNTHKLLDAKKELIRAESQVGLLKKEKTDLEVRIQDLQISQTFLRDITDLNKAYLDYRSAHPEEEETYDVTSLPALLLETKHAQGIGS